GGCTTCCATCAATTTACCTAGGATCTACACCAAAAACATTCAACGTAAAACCGAACAAATTTGCTTGGTAAACAGCGGCATTGGGGCAAAATTCAAAACCAACTAAACAAAACTGGATATAGAGGAAAGTTGGCCCTCCTCCACTTCTAAAAGATTATTCATTTTATGTCATCGCAAACTTGAGCCTAGAAAGACTGTTCTGAGAGGCAAACTACATGAACATATGTAAGAGAATAGCAACACGACTCTAATATGGCATGAGAATATGTGATCATGCTTCAGGTACAATGTTCGTGTCAAGCTAGTAAATAGCATAGAAAAATGTAATAGTTCTACTTATGTAATGGTATGCTAGCGGGAATACATTTCCCTTAAGGAATGTAGCATCAAGGAGCTTCAAACTATATTGGACAGAAGTACCTCTTTTCAGAAAATATATTGTACAGAAGGAGGGTTTCTTTGTTACCAATATAATTCTATATAGACATCCTGAAAGGACAACATGTCCTCTTGTGTTGTATCAAGTACAGCCTATTAAATAACTCTCTGCTCATTCAAGATATATGTGAGCATTACCAATAAGATAATAAATTTCTGTGACCTAAAACAAAGTCCGGTGAGTGCTGAGAGACAAGACTTAGATTACTAAAAGACACCTAAACATTGCATCTTCAAACATCAGCATGAATAAAATTTCTTCACTAACGTCTACCCTCTACGTGCAACATTTATGTATGCACATCGCCTGTACTGCCATTGTCTTGCTACTAAACTGTATAAACAACCTTCAATTTGCCCACATTTTCTTTGTTGTGCATGGCAGTAAACAACTTTGGCATCAAGGTGACAGTCTTTTGGGAATTGGGAGACAAAGCTGCAACACAGTAATCCAATTTTTCTGATTGATACTGAGGAACTTGTTTTTTCAGAGACTCAAAACTGACACCAACTGTACATTTTAGTGCACTAATGCCTGGCACTTAATGCTCGGTGTGAAATTATCTCATATCAATTCTAGTGTCCAGATAGATCAAGATACCATTACACAATGCACCCTAAACAAAACAGCACATCCATTTATCCGGTTATCCTGTTCAATTGAACTATCCAAGTAAATCCAAACCATATACTAAGCCATTCTAGCAGAACAGTGTGTAGATTATAGCCATGAAACCAGAAAGTATGGACGCTTGGGTCGCCTATGCGAAGGAGCCTCGAAAGCAAGTTCAGCCTGAGAGATCGCGCTGCAGGTCGAGGGCGTACCAGAGGAAACCTGACCATGCCCGACGCGATGTGGCCCTCAACCCCTTAGATCGTTTAGGGTCTACGATTGCAGGGAGATGACCTCGTCAATCATGACCTTATGCGCTAAGAATCCTGCAGCACGTCACGCGAGCGTGCTGATTAGGTCAGGGATGCCCAggtcggcggaggaggcctCTTTCCCACACTTGCACCTGAATTTTGTCAAATCAATAATCAGATGTCGTGTCGGTCGATTGACATTACCGCAAACACAAGTCCACGGCTTGGCATCCCGTTTGCTACGTAAGCCACGACGAATGATTGGCGGCATGACCTGGTTTATAGAAATACGTTGTGTCACACATACCAACTCAAATTCACAGCGATACTATGAAAGAATAGCCACAATACCAGAACTTATTCCAAATAAACGAAACAACTCTATCCAAATTGTTAAAACTGGATCAACTACAGGTACAAAACCAATGTGTTCTTTTCACTTAATAAAATACCATAGTAAGAATATGTTTATCTGATGCATTTCAGTGCCAGTTTTGTTGGGCAATTTTATATTAAATTCATCAGGAGCTAAGGTGCCACGTCAACTTCCCAAGATTGCCACACACCCAACAGATAGCTAGAATTGTGCATCTAGGTAGTCTTGGGACTATTTTCAGATGAATGCAGAGAAAAGGCTCTTAAAGACTCATGATTCAAACATGTTATGTACAGATTTTTCTTTAGAAACACGGACCTCAGCTCTCGGATGACAGTAGTCAAACTCAACAAATTGCGATTTAAATGACAGACTTCTTTCAATCTTGCACCAATTGCATGTGTCTGTACAGCACGTTCAACAAAATTCTGCAAACAAAGCAAATTGCAAATCATAAGATTATAACTAAAATGAGCATACACGTACCGAAAGGTAGGTCTGTTTGCTTACAGGGCTAGCAACAAGAGATTTAAACGCAATCTGACACTTCACGAAGCCTAATCTCCGCTGTCTGCAAAGGATATATACAAAATAGAAAGGTTAATTATTTATTCaattcttcttgtgaagtGTGTAAACAGGAAAGATGGCTCTCATATATACCAGCCTATTGATCTGGTGGGAACATGAAGTGGCTtcattcccccccccccccccccccccaatatCTCTAGTTTTGCTATCTCTCCTCATTTTAATATCGACAACATTGAAATTTGTAATTTATACTATCGACAGACAGGAAGATAAATTGCAGGAAGCTTTGTAACAGCAAGCCTTGAGATCACAATGCTGTTTTAGAACATTTGGTTTTCATACGAAAATACCATTCTGCACCTGACTGGGACTAACATCCACACAAAAGACATATTTGCCCGTACCTCTTTACACAACATAAATCTCTCATTTCCAATCATTCCAACAGCTTTTAAACAATATTTCAGCAGCATTTCAAAAATTCAGTAGCAGCAGTTTCACAATTGAGCAGCATTTGGACAGAGCGCACATGGGAAGAAGAGCATAAGCCACGAGCTGTACCAGTGTGACAGAGCAGAAGAGTAGAGAGCTCGTGGGCGGTGCACGAGTGGACAGCGGAGGACGCCGGCCTCGGGCAGGGGCAGCGGAGGGCGCCCCGCTACGGGCtcgtgggcggcggcaggcgacGGGCCTGTGGACGGCGGAGGTCCCCCGAGACGGGCGGGGAGCGGCTCGTGGGTGGGATTCAGAGGGGAGGGAAGCGCGGCGATGCGGCAGGCGGGAGCGCCGCCATCGGTCGTCGGGATTCgggagaaagagaaggagaagggagaggagggTTTCGGGCTGGTTTGGCTTTAGGGTTTAGAGATCTGATGATTCTGTTGCCGGCCAGAATAATAATCCACGCGGAAGGATTCAAAtgtaattgttttttcttacTAGATACGGAGTATATGGCTATTTGGGGAGTATTTTCCATAAATTGAAAATGGTGATTCTTTAAACTCAAAACTTACACACTTAGgtcttgtttggtgttagtgtattttAGTCACTAGAGTTTTGGTATTTGAGGGTCAAAAACCCAAAACGAAAAAACACTGGcttgagaagtgttttaatttagtacaaaaatgGAGTGTTCTGTTGGGAAAACTGGGGATAATCCCCTCCAAATccttcctaccaaacaaccatttgggCATTgtagtgtttttcaatttggagtgtATATtcgctgtcaaaaaaaaatgccacgTGTATATTCTAATCTAAAAGCATGTAGAAGCTTTCTTCTTCATGCGCCCCAATTCATTGATCAAATACGCTCCCAATTCTAATCTCCAAGCATGTAGATGCTTTCGCAATTTGTTTTGACAAATGGCATCTCCAAATAAGGGTCTAACGCAATGAAAAAGGTCTCGTGCAGTTTTCTCCCCACTACAACCGTCGTTTTTTCCTTTCCGATCCTTTGTattgtcaaaagaaaaaacttttaGAAGCTAGTTTTGTTTTACTTTACTTATTGATTGATGTGACTCTTGTTTAAGTTGTAATAAAGCTAGTCATGATTGCTTTTTCAGTAAGACTTGTTGCTCCCGTTTCATTGAAATGGAAAACTGGGGTCGtcagattaaaaaaaacaggggGGAAGATTCGAAAAAATGCTGGAACACCTGCCCTCTTGATGAggttccataaaaaaaaatggattgctttttccaaaaaaaaaacaacaactttAGAAGCCATTTTCCCTTCAGTGATCTGAAAAAacaacttagtgtatagatcgAGCGAAAAAACTAGAGGGGGGAATGCACCAAGCAAATATGCGAGCGGGACTCCATTTGATTTGCAATGTAACCCAGTTTGGTGGCACCAGAGTATATACAAACACGACACAGTCTGGACGGGCAGGAAGGAGTAGCTAGATCCAATTTCAAATGTAAAACTTGTTCTATATATAccacaaaaaaattgtattaGTCCTAGGTATATATGACTTTACCATTAACTGGCCTGGCCGATTTGCCCTTACTCACTATCTAAGCCCGTTTGTGCCGGCAGTTTTTGCATATGTCCGGACAAATGAATCCACACAACACAGCAGCTACTTAAAATTAAGTAGAGCAAAATGTAACtggtatatatgtatgtatagtacTCCACCGTGTGGAAGAATGAGCAGGCAGATTAAACATTACTTTTATGCAAACTAGCATAATTGTCGTGTCGGTAGCTAGTGCGTGTAAAATAAACACTGACCTTGTGAATACATGTGCGTACGTGTCACGCCGTATGTATTCAgccacgtacgtacgcgtGCATTGCCGTCGCTCCATACGATGTTCCCGGGCGGCTGGAAAAATGTGTCATCACTATGAAACACTAGAGTATAGAAACAGGATTCAGATAATTGGCTACTGAACATGCAAGCAAGTTTTGTTAATTTCCTCAAGGGAATTGTCGTAATTATAGAGGATCGCACTGGATACACACAGTACAGTAGAGTACTTGTCATGCAAGCAAGTTTTGTTAATTTCCATGGGCCTACTTGTCATACGTTCACCGCCGTGGTCCTTTTGGTAATTTTACTtgccaccccccccccccttgctcttcttcttcctcctctcgcaTCTCTCCCTGCTCTCCTCTCGCACCGCCGGGCTGCTCCGCTCCGCCttctttttgaggaaaaaaaacggCAGCTTGGTGGAGAGGAGATGGACGACTACGCGCGGGAGATGATGGAGCTCAAGACGCTCGTCACCCGCACCCTCGAGAAGAAGGGCGTCCTCGCCAAGATTAGGGTCTGTCACTTCACAACCCATCCCCTTCTTACTTTCGATCCACTATTGCTAGGGCTTGCGGCAGAtctacctctccctccccGTCTGTGCGCTCCCAGTCCCAGGATCTCCACTCCACATTTCCTGCTTCCGCCCGCGATCCCCTTTCACCAAATCTTacatcttttatttttattttttgcccCCATTCTAGAAAGACTGTATCCTACCCCTACGCTGCTCCTGTTAGATTCACTCTGCGCTCCGACCTCCCCGGGGTTGCTAGCTACTGCCTCAGCCCTTCTTCTGAGGGGGTTGGTACCCTACACAGCAGTAATTCTCACTGGCGTAACTCTACCTAGTTTAGTTTTGCTTGCATTATGAATTAGCCCGCACGGCCTACCCAGCTCAATTTCAAGATATGGAATGCTCACAATGCTAAGGTCTTCCGAAGCGAGACCCTTCGTGTAACATGTGTCCTTTATACTAGTATTCTAGATGGTCTAACCCTTTGGTCTATCCGGTTCAAGAGCCCAGATCATAGGGTAGTCACCGTCTTGTGGCGGGACTACCTATCCCCCCTATGAAGTaatatattcaggtggggaTGCTCCCCCCCGTGTTGATTACCTAAAAAAAGACAGTATCAATTGGCGTCTGCGTTGTGCTAGTGTTACAGACATGGGTTGGAAATGTGTTATTGTGAGGTGTCCGCATCACTAGATGATCCCAGTGCTCTTTTGGACTGTAaggttcctttttttttacaacacTTGTATGGTTATTATGCGAAAAAGTGATCTGGGAATGTAGTTCAGTTAAGTGTATGTTACGAATTTTCACAATACCATCATTGTTGGGTAAAGAGCTCGAGATGTGCTGTTGTTTCCTTATCTGTTGCAGCTAGGTTATGTTCAGTGATATCCACACACTCCCATTAGTTATTAAATTTACATTGAAAGGCTTGTTTTGGCACAAGGCATCATATCTTCGCATGACGAGTCTTGCATGACCAGGCTGAACTGAGAGCAAGTGTGTTTGAGGCCATAGAAGAGGAGGATCGTGTCGTAGAGGAGAATGATGACGGAGGGAATCCTGCTTTGCTTGGCAGCTGCAATGACCGTGCTAAGCAGCTGCATGCTTCAGCGTCAGGTTTGTGCTCTGGATAAGGATGCCTTGTTTGATCGATACAGCCTGTATCATCTGCACATAACTTGTTTGGGATGCTAGGAATGATGGAACTCAGATCAATTAAGCGTGTTGTATTGCATatctcttttttattttatctatGCTTCAACCTGAAAGATCTATCTTATTTTCTGCTGGATGGTGACCAACAAGTTCTCATGTTTCTGCTGTTCTGCACCATTGCTATTAGATCAAAGATGCATTTGtaaaaatataatttattGCCTTTGTATTTGTTGCATAAAGTCTCATCCACATATGTTTTCAATGTTGAAGGTCctcatattgtttttttttctttttgcaaactTCTGTAGGATTAGTGGTTCACATCCTAGAGTTTATGTTGCTTGCAGGTAGGTTATTGACAGCACTTATAGGCGAATACTTGGAGTGGGCCCAGCTAAGTCACACAATGAAAGTTTATTTGCCAGAATGTAATCTGGTAAATATTTCTTATATTTAATGTACCTTGGTTGTCTTTGTCAGAAATCAACATCCACTAATGTGTGTCTTGCACTGTAAATCAGCCCAAGGACTTTTGGAAGAATGAACTCAAGGATTTTTCTAGCAAAAATGGAGCTGAAGGGAGCAGGAGTGCTGAGAGTGGTCCCATGCTTCTAGATGTTCTTGAAGGATATCTCAAATATGAGGTTAGTAAATCTCCTGCTAACCCTGAAGTACGGTCAGTAAAATAGATCTGCATGAATTTGACAAATAACCCATTCTTGATTAgtatttatatgcaaattaACCAACCTGTCAGAACATGCTTGTCTGTCCGTAACAAAAAGATTTGTGGCTGTTATGATGTACCCTCAGGATATTCTCAATTTCTAATTGTGTAAGCAACTGTTATGATGCCCATTAAGATATCCTAACTGTGTAAACAAGTTAGATGCAGTTGTTTTGGATTTTCAGCGTACCCATAGAAGGCAATTGTTTTGAATTTTATGGATAGAGAATAGATTGAGTAGGACAATAAATTTCTAACTATTTTACATCGGTTAGTTTTCTATTAGCTTACCATGCTGTGGCATTTATATTTGGAACACATTATTGTTGTTGAGCTGTGATCACATTTGATTTGTCCACACCTGAACATTGGTGGTTTAAATATCTATCGTTGAAGTGTACTTTTGGTGGGCATATGTAGTTTGGTGTGGACGGCATGGATCAATTATAGTTTCAGCGTATGAATTTGTTTACTATTTTCCATCTTCGTTTCTTCACTCTTTTTGTTAATGAGATCTCTGTTATCCTCCTCTAAATAGTCAATAAAAACCTTTATCTGACATCGGTGCATACTTGGTTTACATGAAATTCTTCTGTGGAGTAGAATTTGTCTCAAACAAGGATGGCTGGTAGGAGGATTGGCAATTCCGAGTCCGAACAAACATTAAACACTGAACATCGGAATATGAGGAGGCcaccatcttcatcttcagttGGGGTCCTTCCTCCTATGGGAAGGTGGGCAACACCTAACTTAATGATATTCTGACATTCTAAATACGTTGCAGCTGTTTCTTATTTTTCCTTTAATTGTGGTACACTTGCCTTTTAACCTGCCAGGCAAATGCC
This is a stretch of genomic DNA from Brachypodium distachyon strain Bd21 chromosome 1, Brachypodium_distachyon_v3.0, whole genome shotgun sequence. It encodes these proteins:
- the LOC100836738 gene encoding protein TONNEAU 1a is translated as MDDYAREMMELKTLVTRTLEKKGVLAKIRAELRASVFEAIEEEDRVVEENDDGGNPALLGSCNDRAKQLHASASGRLLTALIGEYLEWAQLSHTMKVYLPECNLPKDFWKNELKDFSSKNGAEGSRSAESGPMLLDVLEGYLKYENLSQTRMAGRRIGNSESEQTLNTEHRNMRRPPSSSSVGVLPPMGRQMPSSQTSDRRGGSSASNTRKDEYNWGYDADDISEEVLRATSGVENLQLDRKARNLTTSWRHPGNGAE